ATATAACATTCAGTTACCAACTGGAATCGTAAAAGTTGAGAGTTTCCTGAAAATTGCACCAATGAACTTCAAACGCCCACTTAACTGTTTTCCTTGTCTCCTCCCACTCTTCAGTGCCTACTTACTGTGCCAACCACTAGAGGGCACTGTTGGCAATGATATGGAGAGAAACCAGAATTTGCCCCAATTTTTTTTGAGTTCTTCCTGTGTTCATTTCAGTCACTAAATAATAACAGTCCAAAGGcaactttgttttaaattttgttcTTATAGTTTACTTTCCAAATGCTTAAGTTCTAGGGTTTTGTTTGCTACATTAATTTAATGAGAAATTATTATAGAATCCTGTCTAATTTCCAACAGACTCTACATCTAGTATATATGCTATTCTCCTTGTAACAGCACTAACCCCTATTTGTCCTCTTATTGCAATATATTGAATATATTTCTTGGGATATCACCAccgctgctgccaccaccaccactattagTGTGTAGATGGTGCCAGAGTCTTTGAGCACAATCCTAACACTCTCAGGctgatgtatatgtgtatgtgtatgtgtatatgtatatgatgtattttCATTCTTTAAGCAAAACTTAGGTaaagagaggcagaaaaggagagagacagggagggagggaagaaaagagggagggtgAAGGAACACtatagcactgctgcaccacccaTGGAAGTTGctccccatgtggtactggggatcaaacccaggtctttgtgcatggtgaggtgcatgctccaccaggtgagctatctcccttccTTATTATATCTTCATTTTTTACTAAGTCATACTTTTCCTGGTGTTTATTGGAGGCACTGGGGGTGGGAAGGGAACTATTTCTAAGGCACGGAGTCTCCTCCACACACTGAGGAAGGGTTCTCTCTCTCAGCCACACCATGACAAGAGAAGTGTTTTTCATTTGGGGATGGCTGTGCTATCTATCGAAGTTCTTCGTGTGAACAGAAATCTATTTCTTTGGATTGATTGTACTAGGCGCAGACCTTTCACTGCAAGACACAGAGATGGATGGAGTCAGGCCCAAAATAAAGGGGAAGGAGGGATTTATTGTGAGGAGACAGAGTTGTCTCAAGGGCTGTGGCTGACATGAGGACTTAAAGGCCCAGCTTTGTTGGGCTACAGACTCCTGCTTTCCtgcatctatttctctctgtcatgactTCCTCCTGATCTCCCAGCACCTCAGCCTCCTCCACTGactctttagttcttttttttttttataaccccTTAATAACACATGCTGATTGATTAAATATAGAAGACCCAGCCTCTTCACTGGTGGGAACTTTGGGGGtgatgttgctgctgctgttgtactACTGGGCTCGGGGGACCCTGCGGTTCAGTCCTCCCTGGGCTGGAGCGCCTCCCTGTGATGAGTACTGTCCTCCTCAAAGAGGTGGCTGAGGTGCTGGTCGCTGTCCACTGCCCTCCCCACATGCTCCGGGGTGATGCGTGCTCTGCGGTGACTGCGAGCCTCCTTGCCTGCCAGCTCCAGGATGTTGGCCGTCAGGAATTCAAGCACTCCTGCCAGGAACACAGGTGTGGATGAGCCCAGGCGGTGGCTGCTGTGGCTCTCACGTAGGAGCCGGTCCACACGGCTGACAGGGAACTGCAGCTCCGCTCTGGAGGAGCGGGACAGGCTCTGCTTCCTGCTCCGGCCCGAGCCCTTTCTCTTCCCAGACATGATGTTCTCTGGGCTCTCCCCCATCAGCCGGGCCTGGTGGTTGCTCTGGGCCCCTCTCCTCAAGACTTCAGAGTGATTCCCCATCCCCATTGGTCAGAGTCTGCCTTTGTGACACCTCTGTGTGATGTCACTAGCATCTGCTGGGCCCTCTCCCACTTCTTGCATCCTTAAGGGGGAGAGTAGGCCATTTGAATGGGTGAAGGGTGATAAAAGGTTTTTGGTTCCTTGAGTCTTGGCTGTCCTGCCTCCAGTGTGGCTGGCTGCCTCTGGATGGTGCAGTGTGTGAGGTGGTGAGAGCATCCGGAGGCCCAGGCCTGCTGATACCCGCCTTCATGGTGAAACTGGCCTCCTTGTTTGCCACCAGTGAGGTGGGCTTCTGGGCGAATTGTATCTGAGACTCCTCAGGTGGGAAAGGCAAGCATGCACCTGAGATGTGGCTCTCCCAGCCCCTGTGAGGATGGACAGCCTTTCTAAGGTGGATGGGCTACATGTGGTCTGCATGCTCCTGAGAAGCTCCTTGGCTGCCTGGAGGGACATTGCCTTGTTGGGGCTTCTGTCTGGGGGTGTCTGCTAGAGAATCCAAGGCAGAGGTAGCTACTCTGGTCAGTGGGGCCATGCTCCTGGGCCTTCAGCCAGTTTCTGGTCCTGACAAGGTATCCGCTCTGTTCAGGCATCTGCTATACTTGCTCTGGTCAGTCCGGCACAACACTGGTGCTGCAAGGGGAAATGTCTATCTGGGGTcttggtgaggtgggggggggtgggggagtcgcCAGCTGCTGGTCAGTAATATCACTCTGATGCTTTGGAGATTTATTTGAGAAAATCAGAGGTGTGGGGGTCAggctggtgtacccagttaaatgcacatatcaccatgccaaggactcgggttcaagcccctgctccctgctagtaggggggacccttcacaagtggtgaagcaggtctgcaggtgtctattttttctctctgattctatctccccctcccctttcaacttctatcctgtcaaataaaataaaaaataataataaaaggaaaaaaatggccaccaggaacagtggatttgtagtgttggtactgagctccagcgatgaccctggtggcaaaaagggaaaagaagagaaaaagaaaaggaaggaaaagaaaaagaggccagAGCATTGTTCAATTTTTCCAAAAGGtggtgccaggagttgaacctggggcctctgggtctTAAGTATTTGAGCTGGTACTCTTAACAGGCTgtgctctctcccctcccttcttgcaGCTCTTTTAGACTCTAGGagactccccttcctctcagaaGAATCCCTTTTCTTGGCAAGAGCAAGGACTGACTGACTGCTTGGCAAGCCCCATCCTCTACCTGTTCCAGGCGCAGTAATTGGTAAAGGGGCAGAGTTCACTGAACCAGATTAACTGGGATGTTGTGTGGAGTGAATGCCTTTGGACCTTAGTACTCACTTTtgttttgtggtgtgtgtgtgtctatccacTTCCCCCTACCTGTTGTAGTGGGAGCTGTGACCTAGTATGGACTTCTACACCATCATCTGAGCCATTAACTAGTTCACATCATCTTCAGCCAGGAAACTATGTGTTTTGACCCACCCTCAGCTCTACTCCATAGGCTGAGATGAAGCCGTTCACCTGTTGCTATATTGTTAGGAAGCATCGGAGCCAGTCTAGGCAGGGGCTGATTATCCTGTGCCCCAGCACACATGCCACCCCCCTCCCTTGACACCCCTTTGCCTCTGTCCACTCTAAATGCACAGAGGTGACTCATAGAGAATGCAGGACTCTTTGATCAAACCAATGGAAGAAATCCTTCAGGGTACCTCCCCTCATTAAGATGCCTGATATCTGCCAGCATGTTTTGAAAGTCCtacagcaaggatccaggttagcgttttctttttttaatttatttttccttttgttgcccttgtttttttttttgttattgtagttattattattgttgttgtggttgttgaataggacagagagaaatgaaggaaggacaaggcagagagggtgagagagagatagacacctgcagacctgtttcaccgctgtgaagtgacttccctgcagctagggagccagggcctcaaagcaagatcctttcgccggtccttgtgcttcgtgccatgtgcgcttaacccgctgcgcttccacCCAACTTCCAGGTTAGTGTTTTCTAAATGTATCTGACTCAGGACTTTCCTCCATCTCAGCAGAGAGCAACTATTAACAATGCGAAATTCATTATGTGGAGTGTGTTTTGCCAAAACAGTACTAACTGTGCTGCCATCCAGATTTTGCCAGTCATGTCATTCTGAATGTTCGCTGGTGCATTATTTTGTACTCAGTCACCAAGGCATGTCATTTCCCTATAGGGGAAATGCACATGTAACTGAACATGCAGAATAAATCAACTTAAAGTCAGGCCTGTTTTCAAAAGTGGCACATTTAAGAGAGAATAAACAACTGGTGTACTATATATATACATGGTATGCTCTCTTTCCTAAACTAGGAAGTGAGTTCCTCTGCTCATTTTCCAGCATAGGAAAATGATTTTTTGGATTTAGGTCATGCCATCAGGACAAGGATGTTCAACAACTGAGAAACTACTACCCTGACAGAGACTAGACAGAAACATTTTCTCTAAGTATGGTAGACTTACTGGGTATCGCTATCTTGCATGACTGTTTTTACCTGGATTTCACTGTAAAGGCTAAtgtgaaacttttaaaatatgtgaGTTGCAGAAAGCATATTACAATTTCATCATCACAGCACTAGTTTCAGTCGCAAAAATTCAGAAACCACACAAATGTGACAGGAtcatggttaagaaagttgtgatggCCAGTGGAAGTCTACTTGTTTTaccacaattattttttttcctttttgtttgataaaaggtgagagaaatagtgagagaaagagagggagagacacttgcagcactgcctcacagctcatgaagcttcctctactggcaaagagagagacacattgTGATTAATGAAAGAACATTACTTCTTTCACACTCCTAGTTTTTACTTAATATCCAATCTTGTGATAGAACTTGATCCAAGTTATCCACTTGACTGTGACAGttccccccaacccctgcccccATGATCTTTTTTTGAGAAAACTGGCCAAACATTCCTGTAGACTCATTCTTAATTGCATTTGTCTGATATTTTCCCTCCAAATTAGACTGGGGATATGGGatctgggggggggaggtgacTAAGGTCAAGTGCCATTTCATCACATCATAACAACAGTACAATCCATCAACATGACATGTCAATGGTATTTATTTCTAAAGAGAGATAGgaagtatgtgagtgtgtgtgtgtgtgtgtgtgtgtgtgtgtgtgtacgtgtgtgtgtatgtgtaacgaCCAGAGAGCTGCttagcttagctctggcatatgtggtgatgGGAGTTGAACCTGAGCCTGAATTGAGCTCTGGTCCTCCCATGTCCCTGTGGGTTTTCACCTGGGCCACCTGCCTGAGGCAGTGTTGTCATCTTTCTGTACTGCAGAGTTCCTCCTCATTTCCACACAATCCTCTTTGGAAGGAAGGCATTTTTGTGCAGCCCACAGTTGATGAGTGGGGAGCAGCTTGATGAAGGGAAATAGCTACACAAATCATTTAACACCCTGTAGCTAGGAGATGTGTTcattttctcagtcattcatagcAACATGCACTCATAGGTAGCACCTGATATCTACATGTACAACCCGACATTGACTATTTATGGCTTGGTCATTAGTGGCTCCTTTGGTTTGTTTCTGGGTTTCTCTGGCACCCAAGGTGGGGAGTTTGTTCTTGAGAAGGTCCTGGCTGTCCTTCAGTCTCATCctatatacttcttttttaaaaaacttatttattttcccttttgttgcccttgtttttttaattgttgttgtagttattattgttgtagttattgatatcatcattgttagataggacagagagaaatggagagagaggggagagagaaagatagacacctgcagacctgcttcactgcctgtgaagtgactcacctgcaggtggggagccaggggcgcgaaccaggatcctcaagccggtccttgtgctttgtgccacatgtgcttaacccgctgcactaccacccaactcccgctaTATGCTTCTTATCCCAGGCCTAACAGCTGTCACTTGTGGTTTCTTTGGCTGAAGAGCAGTTCTAGAAACAAGACCTGGGTCATAAATGTGCTTATTCCTATTGGGGTTCTTCAAGGGAAATACATGTGCgtgaaggcaggtctgcagacaaGTCTATATGCAGCCATTTGCATGTATATGAAGCTAAAATGACGTCATAGTGATGCCTCTAATTCCaattctcaatttttaaaatctttacttatttattgtatacagacagtcagaaatcaagaaggaaggggggagatagagagggagagagagagacacctgtagccctgctctaccactagcATAGCTTCCCCCCCatacaggtagagactgggggattgaacctgggtccttgcacattgtaacatgtgctcaactaggtgtgccgccacctgcccCCCAATTCCAATTCTTTACCACAATTCTAGTCTTTTTCCTtttaagggggggggagggaaagggaaaggttgAGGGAAAGCACACATAGGGcgttactcaactctggcttatggtggtggcaaGGCTTGATCTTGGGAcctctggagccttaggcatgtaaGTCAGGTGCACTACTGATATACTATTTCCCCACCTTTTATATATCTTTTCCCCTTTATAAATCTCCTCTCCAACAAAAGTAATTCTGGCTCCCACTATTTCCACATTAATTTGCATATATATGGTTTCTAAATAGTCAACCCAACCCAGGTGGTAAACAATATTAGCAACTAAAATGCATTTCTTATATATGATTCcttttgctgctaatcttagagATTCCACTGATGTCCAAAATTATTTGGAGTAGCACCTTCTTCTTTATCTCTAAAGGATTTATAAACTCCCAAATAGTACAAAACTGTCATGAGAAAATATAAGCAACTCAGAATAGTGCACCTCTATAATTAATAGTAATGCCTCGATATAAATCTAGTTATTGTTCACATTTTCTTCTATTCTCATGTCTAATTTTACTATGGTTTGGTGTGAGTTACAACAGGAAATCCCACCCATGAATGACGGATGTGACTCAAGTTTCTTCTGATCAGTAGCCCCCCCCTTATTTTATCTCATGTTTATGTTTAAGATAAATTTACACAATAGATCCTGATTGAGTATCCCACCCCAGAACAACAAAACATGCCATCTTTGTTAACTGCTCACAGAACACTGCCATCATAGTTGCTACAATAGATAAGAGCTGTCAGTGAGCTCTAACAGAAGACCAAGTTGACAATATCTTAAGATATTAATTAGCCTTACCccatgagatagatagatagatagatagatagattgattgagagagagagagagagagagagagagagagagagagagagagagacacgcttTGTGAGAGGATGTCCCATGTACTTAACTCAGCCTCTGAACCTTAGTGTCCTGCAGCCAACAAAGCTGCTCAGCTTCTGGACCCCAGCACAAGATATTAGGAGTACCAAGTGATATGAAATGAAGGGAAAGAAGTAAGAtacttagcttccgagatcagatgagattgggtgtGCTAagagtggtatggccatagacaacaGCTAAGATACTATCCGTGCTGTCACCAAGTTCAGTATCTGGGAAACTCTATAGGACAAATAGATGTTTTGTTTACTTAATACAAGAAGCATTTTGGGGGTCTTTACTTTGCGGTGCTAGGGCCTTGCCCATGCATGATTCAACTACTCTTAGATGATTTAcccattatttattatcttttatttcagaaagggaaaagaaaaagagaggaggggtactggtgatggtgcaccctgttaaacacacatgtgcaaggtcccgctcaaggacctgggttcaagcccctgctccccacctgcagtggggcgaCTTcacttgtctccctctctatctcccctccccctctaaatttctctgccccattgaataaaatggaaaaagaaaaaaagaaaaatggcctccaggagcagtggatttacagagctggcactgagctctagcaactggagggagggagggaaggaaggtagggagggagggagagaggggagagagagagacagagagaaagagagagagagatagagaaagagaagagacaccatagaactattccatttgtggagcttcccccagtggctTTGCATTTGGTATTCtcgtgtggtgtcagggcttaaacctagggcctcatatatggcaaggtatgtgctctactaggtgagctattttccagGCTTAAGTTAGTTTTTCAATTGAAATGACATTGTATCCTAACACTGTATGAGTTCTGGGAGTATACCGTTGGGAACAATCAtctcccacaacgaccctgggcccatgctcccagagggttagagaatgggaaagctattagggagacgatgggatatggagattgggtggcaggagttgtgtggagttgtacccccccatcctatgattttgttaatgtctcctttcttaaattaaaaaaaaaaagaacaatcatctatgctatttcttttttgcctttaaaaattttttattgatggatggggttagatagcataatagttatgcaaagagacactcatgcctgaggctccaaagtcccaggttcaatcccccgtactaccataagtcagaggtgaacagtgctctggttataatttttttttattaattatgaatgacaagtttgttggataagaggggtacaattctacacaactaCCACTACCAGACTTCTGCATCCTgccttctccattggaagctttcctattctttatccttctgggagcatggacccaagatcattatggggtgcagaaggtggaaattgcttctctgctggacatgagtgttggcaggtggagccaTACCTCTAGCTTGtgtggtaaggctctggagaggtgagctcCCAGGACACttaggtgaggtcatttgcccagggaagtcacgctGGTGTCATTGCAAAGTCCAACTCTACCCTTGACTTCACAGTGACCTCCTTTCGCAAGTGGATCACACCCTTTTCCTTCTGGCAACCATGACTTGGTCTTTCTGTTTAAACGTTTGCTTTTGCTTTATTTACTCCTTCAACTTATTTGTCTATACTACACACGAATGAACTcgtctgttggtgtctttctccaCCTGACTTGCCTCGCTAAACACAGCCCCTCTTAGGTCCATCTGTGTTGTATTTGACAACAATTCACTGTTTTCTTAGCTGCGTAGTTTTCCATGGTGGACATGAACCACATTTTCTCTACTGGATCAGTCAGTACACACTTATTATTATACCatcttttcttgttctctaagtCCTTACCATTGTTATCTGAAAAAGCTGGTAAGGTTTCAATTTTCATAAATGTGTTGAGACTTTGTCTCaccatacatataatatatatgtgtatatatatatatatatatattcattttctcaatatatatgaaaatgtatatatttataaagtTTCCTAGTCTTTGGTATTTTTCTTGTTAAGATACTTAGCAAGGATATGGCCCAGacattaaaaaaggggaaaatcctGAAATAAACAAGCCAAAGAGATAGTTAAGCTTTTCTCAAATCTTCTGTCCCTTCTTACTCTCTGAGGTATGCAGACAGAAAGGAATCACTAGTGCTAGTATACTTCTGATTCTCTGACTTGTAAACTGTCACACTGCAGTATTAGCTTTAAAGTACCTTGCTGGGGTGGGGGCCCAGCTCATGAGGGAGAGTGCATATTCATCataagagcctgggttcaagtccccagtcaccacataGGATAGCACCACgaaagaagaagcttcatgagcagtggagcagtgttatggagtctcttatctccttctccctctttaactCTTGTCCTCTAtgtagaaaaaagggaagaaaaagaaacacccacTGTTAGAAGCAGAACAGTACAGGTGTGAAGCTCCAACAAAGCTCTGGTGGCAATGAAGAGATAAGTACACTGTTGGGTTATAAAGCAGCATCATGAAACTAATTCATTTGGACTAGCTAATTTATACCCTCTGCTCAGGTTCAGAGTCAACTATCTTTGCTTCCTGACAAAGTTCTGGCAGTACAGACATTGGATAAGAGCATCCAGTTGGTATGACAGTTATCCTCAGTGATTGTTCAAGGAGTGTTTGTTTGGACATCCACTTGAAGAAATGCTCCATGTGGAGCTTTACAGTGATCCGATTCCAACAGGGTGGAAATGAGTCATGGTACTGGATTCATCTGTAGTGCTGTTGAGTCACTGGAATCAAAATGTTTTGCAGAGTGATTGGCAGAGGACCAAATGTTCTGGCTTCAGCTACTGAGATATGACATTTTTGAAGAGGGGGATAAAACAGTCGTATCGTGCTCTCTCCCCGTGGAGCATATTTATCAGCTGCCTGGAGGGATATTTTCACATTTGCATGTACTGCACCCTTGGCTCCAACACCCACTCCGTTGCCTCCACTCTGCCTGGCAGATTCCCATTACTCATCTTCCATCTCAGAGCTCAAGTGTTTCTGAGGCTCAGTAATGACTCAGGCCCTCAATGGCCCCCACAGTTGCTGGTCTCGCTGTTACCAGGCCATAAAGCATGGGCGGTGACTGATCTGTCCCTCTAGCTGCCGTtgtcaccatcttttttttttaatttaatttaattattgggtagagacagaaattgagagggcagaggaaatagggacagagacacttgcagccctgcttcaccacttgtgaagctttccccctctggtggggaacaggggcttgaacccagttccttgtgtactgtagtccCTAGTCACCATCTTTCTAGAGCAGAGAGACCCTGCTGAGATTGGCCTTGTGAATTTAACACGTGACATGAGGATGAGACTGAGTCCCCCTTGTTTCTCTGTTAGATGAATGTGCTTTTTTGTGTCATCTCTCAGAGACACTCATAGTGAAGACAGTCACAGTTAACATGGGGGGGGGCTTCTTCTGGGCTAGCTACTGTCCCAAGCACTTCAGACACCTTAATCTAATTCTATACCGCCATCTAGGAGGGGAATACTTAATCCCCTTTATAGAAAAGGACTCTGCCAAGGAGAAAAAATATAACGGTATCATATGCCCATCTGGAAAGACGATAGAGTAATGTAAGAAAATTAAGAACTGTATCTTGTCTAATCCCATCATCTAAATATAACTTCCCATCCTGGTGTGTATTTACCCATGTTTTCTACAGAGATGATATGCATGCACTGGACAAATGCATTCATGTTGGTATATATGCTAAGTGCAT
This portion of the Erinaceus europaeus chromosome 7, mEriEur2.1, whole genome shotgun sequence genome encodes:
- the LOC103108926 gene encoding histone H2A-Bbd type 1-like, producing MGESPENIMSGKRKGSGRSRKQSLSRSSRAELQFPVSRVDRLLRESHSSHRLGSSTPVFLAGVLEFLTANILELAGKEARSHRRARITPEHVGRAVDSDQHLSHLFEEDSTHHREALQPRED